From Fulvivirga lutea:
ATCTGATGGGTCTTTTAATGAATGCAATTGGAGTGAATGAATTTATGCTGATGCCTGCTGAGTATCACTTAGTTATAGGTGGTTTAGCTTTTGGTGCAGTTTATATGGCTACCGACCCGGTAACGGCATCACAAACTGAAAGTGGCAAATGGGTTTATGGTATTTTAATTGGTATGCTTACCGTGGTAATACGAGTATTCAACCCTGCTTATCCGGAAGGTATTATGTTGGCAATACTTTTAATGAATGTATTTGCCCCATTAATTGATTATTTTGTAGTGAACGCTAACAAGAAAAGGAGGTTACAACGTGCAACAGTCTAACGGTTACATTATATTATTTACAGCTGCCCTAACAATAGTTGTTGGAGGGTTACTGTCTTTAGCTTCTCAGGGTTTAGCACCTGCTCAAAAGAAGTCTGTAGAGCTTGATACTAAGAGCCAGATACTTTCTTCTGTAATGGACAGGGCAGAATTAGCTAAATTGAATAGAGACGAAGTACTTAGTTTGTATGATAAAAGAATTAAGTCACTAGTAGTGGACATCAATGGAGAAGTAATTGAAAAGAACGAAAGAGGAGGAGACATTGTAGCTGAAGAGGTAAGTATTTTGAAGAATTATAAAAAAGCTCCTGAAGACAGACAATATCCTGTTTTTAAATATATGAACGAAAATGATCCTAATAAGGTTGATGCCTATATCCTGCCACTTTATGGTGCTGGGCTATGGGATAAAATCTGGGGTTATGTGGCTCTGAAAAATGATTTAAATACAATTGCAGGTGCTTCATTCGATCATAAGCAAGAAACTCCTGGTCTGGGAGCGAGGATATCAACTCCTGAAATTCAGAACAGGTATGTTGGGAAAGAAATACTCGATGACAATGGGAATTTAGTTTCTGTATCGATGGTGAAAGGCGAAGGAAATTCAGGTCTAACTGAACATCAGGTGGATGGTATGTCTGGAGCAACGATTACCGGAAGAGGAGTTAATGCCATGCTAGAGAAGTATCTAGGGTATTACAAGTCATACTTCAACAAAGTGAAGTCAGGTAATCTGGCTAAAATATAATTTTGACATAAGTTAAAGTGATAATATGAGTACTGAAACTTTAGAAAAACAAGAAACAGCTGTTCAAACACCAAAAGAAGAGCTTTTCTCGAAACGTAGAAAGAGATTAATCACTGACCCTCTTAATGAGGATAACCCGATAACGGTTCAGGTATTAGGTATCTGTTCTGCATTGGCGGTAACAGTTAAAATGGAACCTACACTTATCATGTCTATTGCCGTGGTATTTGTAATTGTGTTTTCCAACCTGATTATCTCATTAATGAGAAACATCATTCCTAGTAGAGTACGTATTATCGTGCAATTAGCTGTAGTAGCTACACTTGTTACGTTAGTAAGTGAAGTGTTAAAAGCTTACAGTTACGATATGTATAAAGTTCTTGGAGCTTTTGTTGGTCTGATTATTACCAACTGTATTGTAATGGGTCGTTTGGAGGCATTTGCTATGGGCAATAAGCCATACGATTCAATCCTTGATGGATTAGGAAGTGGCTTTGGTTATGCATGGATAATCCTGACAGTAGCATTTTTTAGAGAGTTATTTGGTTCTGGTTCTGTATTCGATTTTAAAGTATTTGAGGCAGCAGGAATTATGAACTTCCCAACAAATGGATTGATGGTTGACTCCATTGGTGCATTTATGATATTAGGTATTTTAATTTGGGTTCAGAGATCTAGAACTGGTTACGTAGAGCATTAATAATTATGGAATTAGTAAGCTTAGGAATTAAATCGATATTTATTGAGAACATGATCTTTGCCTATTTCTTAGGCATGTGTTCATTTCTTGCAGTATCTAAAAAGGTAAGCACAGCCATAGGGCTTGGTGCGGCTGTAATATTTGTATTGAGTATTACTGTACCAATTAACTGGTTAATACAGGAGTATGTATTAAAAGAAGGTGCACTAACCTGGTTAGGAGCCGGATTTGGAGACATCAACCTGGAGTTCTTACAGTTCATCATGTTCATTGCCATTATTGCTGGCATGGTTCAGTTAGTGGAAATGGTTGTTGAAAAAGTATCGCCAGCACTTTATGGATCTTTAGGTATATTCTTGCCACTTATAGCAGTAAACTGTTCAATACTTGGAGGGTCTTTATTTATGGTTCAGAGAGATTACACAATTGCTGAAGCCTCTGTTTTTGGCTTCGGTTCCGGAACTGGTTTTGCGCTAGCAATTATTGCACTGGCTGCTATTAGGGAAAAATTAAAATACTCTAACGTACCTGACGGGCTAAAAGGACTTGGTATCACTATGCTTATTACTGGATTAATGGGTATTGCTTTTAAGTCGTTTATAGGAATAGCCATATAAGAGATAAATATTTCAGATATTAGAGGGCTTTTAATAAGCCCTTTTTTTATGTCTAAAAGTTTCAATCATGTCCAAATTCACGATAAATAGAATACTTACCTATTTTTTCAGAGGTTTACTCTTTGTAGTTCCATTTGCACTTACGGTGTATGTAATATTCCAAAGTTTAGACTGGGTTGACGGTTTAATACCTATTGATATCCCCGGATTAGGCTTGGTTGTTATACTTTCTGCAGTAACATTGCTTGGCTACTTGGCTTCCTTCTTCATCACAAGGCCATTCTTTGAATTTTTTGAGCGATACTTTATCAAGATACCGTTGGTGAATATAATTTACACATCACTCAAAGACTTGATTGGTGCATTTGTAGGAGATCAAAAGAAGTTTAACCGCCCCGTGTTGGTGAAAGTTGATGAATCTGGAATACTATTAAAAGTAGGGTTTATTACCAACGACAGTTTAGAGAAGCTAGGTATGGAGGGATATATTTCAGTATATATGCCTCATTCTTATGCATGGTCTGGTAATCAATTTTTGGTGAAGCAGGAATATATTACTCCTTTAAAAATGTCTTCAACAGCAGCCATGAAGTTCGTTGTAAGTGGCGGTGTAAGTGGTTTGGAAGATCTGAAGTAGTTAGTTAATCACTCCAGACCCAATTAATTCTTCACCATTGTACCAAGTGGCAAACTGCCCTGGAGCAACGGCTTTTTGAGGCTGATTAAACACAACATAAATACCATTGGGCTCTTTATAAAGAGTGGCTTTTTCTAGCGGTTGTCTATACCTGATACGTAAATCAAACTCTTTTGACTCACCCACTTCTAGTTCTAAATCAGGACGAATCCAATGGATATCCTCATTTGTGATAAATAGGCCATTTCTGTAAAGTCCGGGATGGTTTTCACCTTGGCCGGTATAGATTATATTATTTTCTGTATCAGTTTCAATAATAAACAATGGTTCAGGCGTACCTCCAATATTAAGACCTTTACGCTGCCCAATAGTAAAATAATGCGCACCAGAATGCTCACCTACTACCTTGCCGTCAGACTCTTTATATGTAAACCCATCTGTTATTTCTGTTAAACTTGGTTGGGTAGAGTCTGTGACTAATGCTTTTTCTTTGTAAATGGGAGAATCAGCCGGTACTTCAATTACTTTCCCTTTTTTGGGTTTGAGCTGCTGCTGTAAAAATTCCGGTAAGCGTACTTTTCCAATAAAACATAAACCCTGACTATCCTTTTTATCGGCTGTAACAAGATTCATTTCCTTGGCAATCTCCCTTACCTGAGGCTTTGTTAATTCACCTATAGGAAAAAGTGCTTTTGATAATTGCTCCTGAGTAAGTTGGCACAGAAAATAGCTTTGATCTTTATTTCCATCTACTCCGGCAAGAAGCTTATACCGAGTTTCGCCATTAATTACCTCTTCTCCTTTTCTACAATAATGTCCTGTGGCGATATAGTCAGCCTTCAAGCGCATGGCCGCTTTTAAAAAAATGTCGAACTTAATTTCTCTATTGCAAAGCACGTCAGGGTTTGGTGTACGGCCCTTACTGTATTCATCGAACATATAATCTACAATACGCTCTTTGTATTCTTTGCTTAAGTCAATGGCCTGAAATGGTATACCGAGATTTTGGGCAACGATCATTGCATCGTTAGAATCTTCAAGCCAAGGGCATTCCTTACTGATGGTTACAGAATCATCATGCCAGTTTTTCATAAACATACCTATTACTTCATACCCTTGTTTTTGAAGTAAGTATGCTGCTACGCTTGAATCTACACCACCGGACATGCCGACTACCACTCTTTTCATAATGCAAAGTTAGATATATTAAGATTAAATGATATTATCGATCAAATGGTTCTCGATATTGTCAAAAAATATATTCTGTTATAATTAAGTGCTTTATTCTTTATGTTAGCAAAACCAAATAAGCAGATAGCATTTTATGGAAAACCAATCATCCTTTTTTAAAGACCTCAAAGTAATAGAACTTGCTTCAGTGCTGGCCGGGCCTAGTGTTGGGCAGTTTTTTGCTGAGCTAGGTGCTGAAGTGATTAAGGTTGAAAATCCAAAAACTAATGGGGATGTGACAAGATCCTGGAAAGGTGCTAACGAAAATACAGATGATATTTCAGCCTATTTCGCTTGCATCAATTGGGGTAAAAAATCCCTGGCACTTGATATCACTAAATCTGAAGGGTTAGAGGTACTCTATAAATTAGTTGAGGGTGCTGACATAGTTATAACCAGTTATAAGCCTGGAGATGATAAGAAGCTAAAGGTTGATTATGCCTCATTGAAGCATATTAATGATGATTTAATTTATGGCCAAATCACTGGTTATGGTTCGTTGGCCGAAAGAGTAGGATATGATGCCATCATTCAGGCGGAAGTTGGATTTATGAATATGAATGGTGAAGAAGGGGGAGAGCCTACTAAAATGCCTGTTGCCATGATGGATCTATTAGCTGGGCATCAGTTAAAAGAAGCATTACTTCTCGGATACATAAATAAATTAAAAACAGGCAAAGGAAGCTACTTTCAGGTGTCTTTAATCGAGGCTGGGTTGGCCTCTCTGGCCAATCAGGCAACTAATTACATGGTTGCCAAGGCAGAGCCAAAAAGGAAAGGGTCTAAGCATCCGAATATTGCACCATATGGAGAACTCTTCAAAACTATGGATGATAAACAGATCATTCTAGCCATTGGAAGTGATCAACAATTCTCAAAGCTATTATCTGTACTGGATTTAGAATTAAAAGAAAACTTCTCGAGTAATGTACTTCGTGTAACTAATAGAGATGAACTTTATTCTTATTTGAAGGATAGTTTTTTAAGATTCACATCTTCTGATTTAATGAACTCATTCAATGAAAAGAATATACCAGCAGGTATTGTAAATAAGGTGTCAGAAGCTATTGACTTGTATGGCGAATTAATAAAACTTGAATCAAATAAACTTCAGGGACTTAAAACATTCATTGCAAATTCAGGTCAATTAAAAAATTCCTCCCACATTCTCCCACCACCACACCTGGGGCAGCATACGCAAGAAATATTGAAATCGTTAGAGCAAAAAGGTTCTTAATTGCCTGTTTAAGACCATTTACTTCATTTAGCATTTAAAGCTACATCTTAGAAATAGTTCAATTCTAGCCATTGAAGATGGTTTTATACGCTTGGTGTACTTTTTATGTAAGAAAATGTAAAAAAGTGGAGTAAAGTGGTAGAAAGTGGTGGATTATGTCAAATATTTTTCTATGTTTGTTTATTAGAATCATAGAATTCAATCAATAATGGCATTTTTCACCAGCGAATATGAGTGCAAGATCGATGCGAAAGGTAGGTTAGTTCTACCCGCAAAGATTAAGTCTGCTTTACCAGAAGCATCTGGTAATGAGCTGGTTATACGTAGAGGTTTCGAGCCTTGTCTAATACTTTATCCAATGGTAGAGTATAAAAAAATCTACTCAAAAATTGCCGGGTTGAGTGAATTCAATGAAGAGTATAGAAAACTTCAGAGGAATTTCTTTAGAGGAAGTTCGGTAGTTGAATTGGACAGTGCCGGTAGGTTACTTATTCCTAAACTGATGTTAGGTTATTCTCAGTTAGACCGGGATGCCGTAGTGGTGGGAATGGGTAATAAAGTGGAAATCTGGAACCCATCACTCTACGAGGAGAATCTAATTAATGACCCTTCTGAGTTTTCAAAATTAGCTCAAAAGTACCTTGATGAGTAAGCAGGAGGGTTATGAATACCATAATCCAGTAATGCTTCAAGAATGCATCGAAGGACTCAATATAAATCCAGATGGGATTTATGTGGATTTAACCTTTGGTGGCGGTGGTCACTCAAGAGAAATCCTAAAAAAATTAAATAATGGCCACCTCTATGCATTTGATCAAGATTCAGATGCCGCTGAGAATGCCAATGAATTTGATACACGTTCTTTCACATTTATTGATGGCAATTTCCGGTATTTGAAAAGGTACCTCAAGGCCTATGGTGTAAAACAGGTCGATGGAATTTTAGCTGATTTAGGTATTTCTTCTCATCAAATTGATGAAGCCTCAAGAGGTTTTTCTACACGCTTTGATGCTGAATTAGATATGAGAATGGACCAGTCGGCCGAGTTGACGGCAAAGACTGTAGTTAATGAATACTCCAAAGAACAGCTTCATAAAATTTTTGGAATGTATGGTGAGGTTAAAAATGCCAAGACGCTTGCGGAAGCAATATGTTCAGCAAGAATCAACAAGCAAATAGCTACGATACAAGATTTGAAGGATGTGCTTGTAAAGTTTGCGAAGAGGGGTAAAGAAAATAGATACTACGCTCAGGTTTTTCAGGCCATCAGGATTGAGGTGAACGGTGAGCTGCAGGTGTTGGAGGAAATGTTGGAGCAAACGGGAGAGGTACTACGTGAAGGAGGGAGATTGGTGGTTATGTCTTATCACTCTTTAGAGGATAGGCTAGTGAAGAATTATATAATGAAGGGCAAGGTAAGTGGTGAAATGGAAAAAGACTTTTATGGCAATGTTTTAAAGCCATTAAAAGCAATTAATAAAAAGCCCATTGAGGCTACTGAAAAAGAGAAAAGTAAAAATAACAGAGCTCGCAGTGCTAAGCTGAGAGTGGCTGAAAAAGTATAAAAATGGCAGCAAATAGATTTAAAATCGAAAGTAAGAGCAGCAACGGAAGAAACATCTTTTCGAGGGTTGAAAATATGATGAAGATTGATGCTGCCTTTGAAAGCGGCATTCCTGTTAAATACATGCCTTATGTGTTGTTTCTGGCAGGTGTTGCCTTATTCTACATAGGCAACAGTCATTTTGCTGAAAAGAATGTTCGAAAAATTGATGCGCTGGAAAAAGAAGTGGAAGATTTGAGAGCAGATTACACTACTCTTAAGTCAGATTATATGTTTGCCAGCAAACAATCTGAGGTGGCAAAAAATGTCGCTGAACTCGGAATTAAAGAAAGTCTTCAACCACCCGAAAAAGTAGTGCTCAAGGATGAACATTAAGAAATCCATATTACTAAGAGTACGGATAGCATTTCTGCTAGTCTTTCTATTTGCGACCGCTGTTGCCGTTAAGGTGGGTCGCATTCAGTTTTTTGAGGGCGATAAGTGGAAAGAGCTATCAAATCAGATGAGCTTTCAGTACCGACCGGTTAAAGCAACTAGAGGTAACATCTATAGTGATAACGGAAGCTTGTTGGCAACTTCTCTACCTTTTTATAAGGTGGCTTTTGATGCCACTATAGCTTCTGATGAGCTTTTTGTGGCCGGCTTGGATTCCTTATCGATAAAACTTTCAAAATTCTTTAGAAATAAAAGTGCTGAGGCGTATAAACGTGAGCTTAGGAATGCGCGCGAAGCGAACAGGCAATACACTGTGCTGAGTAATAGAACCATAGGTTACCAAGAAAAGAAATTGCTGGAAGAATGGCCGATTTTTAGAGCAGGCAGACTCAAAGGAGGAGTCATTTTTGAAAAAGTAGATAAACGCTTCAGGCCTTTTTCCAATCTAAGCCTCAGAACTATCGGTTTTGTAAATGAAAACGACAGAGGTGCTGGTTTAGAGTATAGCTTTAATAAAGAGTTAGCAGGAACTGACGGGGAAGCACTTTATCAGAGAATAGCCGGAGGCAGCTGGAAACCAGTTTTTGACGGGACGGAAATCAAGTCTGAAGAAGGGTATGATATTGAAACTACCATTGATATTAACCTGCAAGACGTAAGTGAAACCGCTTTGCTTAGAGCTTTGGATTACCATGAAGCAGATTATGGTGTAGTGGCGGTAATGGAAGTAAAAACTGGTGAGATTAAGGCCATTTCCAACTTGAGCAGAAACAGCAAAGGGTATTACTACGAGCGTTATAATTATGCAGTTGGCGGACTAAGAGAGCCTGGTTCTACATTCAAACTGGCAACAATGATTGCCCTGCTCGAGAATACCGATATCAAATTAGAGGATACCATTAATACTGGAAAGGGTGTTCAGAAATTCTATAAAAATACGGTTAGAGATCACGAGGAAGGCGGTTATGGAACTATCACTGTTAAAGAAGCTTTTGAGCTTTCTTCCAATGTGGCCATGGCTAAGTTGGTAGATAAATACTTCAGCAAGAATCCATCCGTATTTGTGAATGAAATTGACAGAATAGGCCTTTCGCAGCCTTTGGGCTTACAAATTAAAGGTGAGGGTATTCCTAAAATTAAAAGACCAACCGATAAAGACTGGAGTGGCATTACGCTGCCATGGATGGCTTATGGCTATGGCTTAGAGTTAACACCAATTCAGACTCTGGCACTATACAATGCTGTAGCGAATGGTGGCAAAATGATTCGCCCAATATTCGTGAAAGAAGTAAAAAGAGCTGACAAGACTATCAAAGAATATGAGCCTGTTGTATTGAATGATAAAATCTGTTCGGACGAGACTTTAATTAAACTTCGATTGATGCTGGAAGGTGTGGTGGAAAGAGGCACTGCCATGAATATTAAGAATGATCACTATAAAATTGCCGGTAAAACGGGTACCGCCCAGATTCTTGAAAATGGCAGATATACAAAGAAATACATCACCTCATTTGCCGGTTATTTTCCGGCTGACCAGCCAAAATATAGTGCTGTAGTTGTAATTAAGAATCCGAAAGGGTGGAGGCAATACGGTAGCAATGTGGCTGCCCCTGTATTCAAAGAAATAGCTGATAATATTTATTCAAGAGATGTGGATATGCATGAGCCTCTTCCGGAAGAATTTATAGCTGAAGCCGGCATTTTCCCTGTCATTCGTTCAGGCAATCATCAAGACTTGAAATTGCTGTGCAACGAATTAGGAATTTCTAATCATTCAGCAACTGAAAAGGACTGGGTAAGAACTCAGGTTTACGGCAACTCCTTAAAATGGCAAGAAAATAAAATGGCAGAAAACCTGGTGCCAGATGTAAATGGTATGACATTGAGAGATGCACTTTTTGTATTAGAAAGCAACGGATTGCAGGTTGAAGTAAAAGGAAAAGGTAGAGTAATTAGACAATCTAAGCTGCCAGGAGTAAGAATTTCTAAAGGAAGCAGAATAGTTATTGAATTGAGTTAATGGCCGAATTAAGAGACATATTATATAAAGTATCACTGATTTCTGCATCAGGAGATATGACTATGGATATTAAATCTGTGTGTTTTGATTCTCGAAAAGTAGAAAAGGGCTCTTTATTCGTTGCTGTTAAAGGTACTCAAGCAGATGGTCATGATTTTATAACCAAGGCAGTTGCTAAAGGTGCTGTTGCTATTGTTTGCCAAAACTTACCAGAGGAAATAAGTTCTTCAGCCACTTATGTTGCCGTAAAGGATAGTGCTGCTGCGCTTGGTATCATTGCTTCTAATTTTTACGGTAACCCTAGCAGTAAGTTAAAATTGGTGGGTGTTACCGGCACAAATGGTAAAACTACCATCGCCACGCTTTTATTTACGCTTTATCGCAAGTTGGGCTATGCAGTTGGTTTATTATCAACAGTAGAGAATAAAATTGATGATGATATTATTCCGGCAAGTCACACAACGCCTGATGCATTACAGTTGAATGAACTGTTAGCAAATATGGTTGATCGTGGTTGTGATTATGCCTTTATGGAAGTGAGTTCACACGCTTTAGATCAATCCAGAGTGGCCGGAGTGAACTTTACAGGAGCCATTTTCTCCAACATTTCGCACGACCACTTAGACTATCATAAAACATTTGATGCTTACATCACTGCTAAGAAAAAGTTATTCGATGGATTAAGTAGCGATGCCTTTGCCTTGGTAAATTCTGATGATAAGCGTGGAGCCATTATGCTTCAAAACACAAAGGCCAGTAAACAAACTTACGCACTTAAAAGTGTAGCCGATTTTAAGGCTAAAATGATATCGAATACTATTCAAGGCATAGAGCTGGAGATTGATAATAAGAATGTTTGGTTCAAGTTGATAGGGGATTTTAACGCCTATAATCTGATGGCTGTATACGGTGCGGCAGTGTTGCTTGGTGAGGATTCAGAAGATACACTAACGGCACTATCATCTTTAGATGGTGCAGAAGGCCGTTTTGAAGTGGTGGAAACGGATGCAAAAATCACAGCTATTGTAGATTATGCGCACACTCCGGATGCATTGAAAAATGTATTGGAAACCATCGCTGAATTCAGAACAGGGAATGAGAAAGTAATTACAGTGGTAGGCTGTGGCGGCAATAGAGATACTTCGAAGCGACCGCTCATGGCGGCAATTGCCTGCAAACTAAGCGACAAGGTGGTTTTTACATCTGATAATCCTCGTGATGAAGATCCCGAAGCAATAATAAAAGATATGAAAGAGGGCATTAGCCCTGCTGATTATAAAAAGACTGTAGTGCTAGTCGATAGAGAAGAAGCTATAAAAACAGCTTGTCTGTTGGCTGGTGACAATGATATCATATTAGTGGCAGGTAAAGGCCATGAAAAGTATCAGGAGATCAAAGGAGTGAAACACCCTTTTGATGATAAAGAAGTTTTAGGACGAATGTTAAACCTTTTTGCTAATTAACTATGCTCTACTACCTATTTGATTATTTAGAACAACAATATAGTCTGATAGGGGCGAGTGTATTTCAATACATCTCGTTCAGAGCCGGCATGGCCGCAGTTTTGTCTTTGGTAATTACCATTTTAATTGGAAAGCAGTTAATTGAATTTCTACGGAAAAAGCAAGTTGGCGAAAGCATCAGAGATTTAGGTCTGGAAGGTCAGATGGCCAAAAAAGGTACACCAACCATGGGTGGGCTCATCATTATCAGCGCTATTCTTATTCCGGTGCTACTTTTTGCCAGACTAGAGAATGTATATGTCATGCTTCTTATTGGCGTTACACTGGCATTGGGCTTTATCGGCTTTATGGATGATTACATTAAAGTATTCAAAAAGAACAAAGAAGGACTGGCCGGTAAATTCAAAATCGTAGGTCAGGTTTCGATAGGCTTAATCGTTGGTCTCACTCTTTACTTTAACCAAAACGTGGTGGTGAGAGAGTACGATGAGGCTACAGTAAACGAACAAAATGAAGTAGTAAGAGAATATCAAGATGTAAAATCTACTAAAACAACTGTTCCCTTCTTAAAGGATAATGAATTTGATTATGATGCATTAGTGCCGTTTTTATCGCACGACTTCACATGGATTATTTATGTGTTTGTGGTGATATTCATTATTACTGCTGTTTCTAACGGAGCTAATCTGACCGATGGAATAGATGGGCTTGCTGCCGGCACATCGGCAATCATTGGTCTCACAATAGCCATTTTCGCTTATCTCTCTGGCCGTGTTGACTTTAGTGATTACCTAAATATTTTACACATCCCTAACCTCAGTGAGGTGGTAATTTTCTGTGCGGCATTTGTAGGTGCGTGCATTGGTTTCCTTTGGTACAATTCTTATCCAGCACAAGTATTTATGGGTGATACTGGAAGCTTAACGATAGGTGGAGTGATAGCTGTACTTGCCCTAATTGTACGTAAAGAATTATTGCTGCCATTATTATGTGGCATCTTCTTAATTGAAAGTCTATCTGTCATGATGCAGGTGGGCTATTTCAAATACACAAAAAAGAAATACGGAGAAGGAAGAAGAATTTTCCTGATGTCTCCATTGCATCATCATTATCAAAAATTAGAAATACATGAATCAAAGATCGTAACACGGTTTTGGATGGTAGGAATATTATTAGCGATTTTGACCCTAGCCACATTGAAATTGAGGTAGGAATAACGAATAACGAATAACGAAGACTAAAGACTAACAACTAACAACTAACAACTAAAAAAATAGGACATTTAGTAACCATATTAGGAGCAGGAGAAAGCGGAACAGGAGCAGCCTTACTGGCTAAAGCTAAAGGGTATGATGTGTTTGTTTCAGACTATGGAATAATAGCCGATAAATACAAGTCTCAATTAGTTGAGAAAGGGATAGAATTTGAAGAAGGTGGTCATTCTAAAAAGAAGATTCTTGAATCACGTCTAGTTATTAAAAGTCCAGGAATTCCTGAAACAGCCAAAATAGTAAAAAAGATAAGAGAGGCAGGAATAAAGATTGTTGATGAAATTGAATTTGCTTTTTCTTATACCAAAGCAAAAATTATCGCCATTACAGGCACTAACGGTAAGACTACCACTACATTATTAACCTATCACCTTTTAAAAGAGGCTGGTCTGAATGTGGGCTTGGCAGGTAACGTGGGTCATAGTTTGGCTAAGCAGGTAATAGAAGACAAATACGATTACTTCGTGGTAGAGATGAGCAGCTTCCAATTGGATGGTTGCTATTTATTGAAGCCTTATATATCCATTTTACTCAATATCACTCCAGACCATATGGACAGGTATGAGTATAAAATTGAGAATTACGTAAGCTCCAAGTTTAGAATTATAAAAGAGGCCGGCCAGAATGATCACTTTATCTATTACGCTGATAATGAGCTGATTGCTGATAAATTATCAAGATATATTTCGCCTGTAAAGCGAGTTCCAATTACACTCGATGATGTATCTGATCAAATGGTGATGAAAATCAATGACCAAATTCAGATACCTCAAAGTGAAACAGTGCTTTTAGGTATGCACAATGCCATTAATATGATGTCGGCCATACACGCTGCCTTAATCATGGGCGTAAGTGAAGCTGATATCAGACAAGGACTAAAAACCTTTAAAAATGCTCCACATAGAATGGAGTATGTTGATACCATCAATGGCGTACGATTTATCAACGACTCCAAAGCCACGAATGTAGATGCTGTAAAATATGCGTTGGCAAGCTTTACTGAGCCTTTGGTGTGGATAGCAGGCGGTGTAGATAAAGGCAATGACTACAGCCTGATCATGGACGAAGTAAATGCCAAAGTAAAAGCACTGGTGTGTCTTGGTAAGGATAACTCGAAATTGAGAGATGCATTTCACAATCAAATAGTGAATATGCTCGAAACAGATAGCATTCATCAGGCCGTGAGGTCAGCATTGGAATATGCGCAAACGAATGATGTGGTTCTATTATCTCCTGCTTGCGCAAGCTTCGATTTGTTTAAAAACTATGAAGACAGAGGCGAGCAGTTTAAGCAGGCCGTAAGAGAATTGAAAAAT
This genomic window contains:
- a CDS encoding DUF502 domain-containing protein translates to MSKFTINRILTYFFRGLLFVVPFALTVYVIFQSLDWVDGLIPIDIPGLGLVVILSAVTLLGYLASFFITRPFFEFFERYFIKIPLVNIIYTSLKDLIGAFVGDQKKFNRPVLVKVDESGILLKVGFITNDSLEKLGMEGYISVYMPHSYAWSGNQFLVKQEYITPLKMSSTAAMKFVVSGGVSGLEDLK
- a CDS encoding CaiB/BaiF CoA transferase family protein, which gives rise to MENQSSFFKDLKVIELASVLAGPSVGQFFAELGAEVIKVENPKTNGDVTRSWKGANENTDDISAYFACINWGKKSLALDITKSEGLEVLYKLVEGADIVITSYKPGDDKKLKVDYASLKHINDDLIYGQITGYGSLAERVGYDAIIQAEVGFMNMNGEEGGEPTKMPVAMMDLLAGHQLKEALLLGYINKLKTGKGSYFQVSLIEAGLASLANQATNYMVAKAEPKRKGSKHPNIAPYGELFKTMDDKQIILAIGSDQQFSKLLSVLDLELKENFSSNVLRVTNRDELYSYLKDSFLRFTSSDLMNSFNEKNIPAGIVNKVSEAIDLYGELIKLESNKLQGLKTFIANSGQLKNSSHILPPPHLGQHTQEILKSLEQKGS
- the nqrE gene encoding NADH:ubiquinone reductase (Na(+)-transporting) subunit E; translation: MELVSLGIKSIFIENMIFAYFLGMCSFLAVSKKVSTAIGLGAAVIFVLSITVPINWLIQEYVLKEGALTWLGAGFGDINLEFLQFIMFIAIIAGMVQLVEMVVEKVSPALYGSLGIFLPLIAVNCSILGGSLFMVQRDYTIAEASVFGFGSGTGFALAIIALAAIREKLKYSNVPDGLKGLGITMLITGLMGIAFKSFIGIAI
- the mnmA gene encoding tRNA 2-thiouridine(34) synthase MnmA; the encoded protein is MKRVVVGMSGGVDSSVAAYLLQKQGYEVIGMFMKNWHDDSVTISKECPWLEDSNDAMIVAQNLGIPFQAIDLSKEYKERIVDYMFDEYSKGRTPNPDVLCNREIKFDIFLKAAMRLKADYIATGHYCRKGEEVINGETRYKLLAGVDGNKDQSYFLCQLTQEQLSKALFPIGELTKPQVREIAKEMNLVTADKKDSQGLCFIGKVRLPEFLQQQLKPKKGKVIEVPADSPIYKEKALVTDSTQPSLTEITDGFTYKESDGKVVGEHSGAHYFTIGQRKGLNIGGTPEPLFIIETDTENNIIYTGQGENHPGLYRNGLFITNEDIHWIRPDLELEVGESKEFDLRIRYRQPLEKATLYKEPNGIYVVFNQPQKAVAPGQFATWYNGEELIGSGVIN
- the mraZ gene encoding division/cell wall cluster transcriptional repressor MraZ translates to MAFFTSEYECKIDAKGRLVLPAKIKSALPEASGNELVIRRGFEPCLILYPMVEYKKIYSKIAGLSEFNEEYRKLQRNFFRGSSVVELDSAGRLLIPKLMLGYSQLDRDAVVVGMGNKVEIWNPSLYEENLINDPSEFSKLAQKYLDE
- a CDS encoding NADH:ubiquinone reductase (Na(+)-transporting) subunit D — translated: MSTETLEKQETAVQTPKEELFSKRRKRLITDPLNEDNPITVQVLGICSALAVTVKMEPTLIMSIAVVFVIVFSNLIISLMRNIIPSRVRIIVQLAVVATLVTLVSEVLKAYSYDMYKVLGAFVGLIITNCIVMGRLEAFAMGNKPYDSILDGLGSGFGYAWIILTVAFFRELFGSGSVFDFKVFEAAGIMNFPTNGLMVDSIGAFMILGILIWVQRSRTGYVEH
- the nqrC gene encoding NADH:ubiquinone reductase (Na(+)-transporting) subunit C, which encodes MQQSNGYIILFTAALTIVVGGLLSLASQGLAPAQKKSVELDTKSQILSSVMDRAELAKLNRDEVLSLYDKRIKSLVVDINGEVIEKNERGGDIVAEEVSILKNYKKAPEDRQYPVFKYMNENDPNKVDAYILPLYGAGLWDKIWGYVALKNDLNTIAGASFDHKQETPGLGARISTPEIQNRYVGKEILDDNGNLVSVSMVKGEGNSGLTEHQVDGMSGATITGRGVNAMLEKYLGYYKSYFNKVKSGNLAKI